Proteins encoded within one genomic window of Bacillus thuringiensis:
- a CDS encoding metallophosphoesterase family protein, whose protein sequence is MKRILVISDIHGEIEKFEQLLEEAQYDAKQDQLILLGDYVDRGPNARAVIERVKELKEEGAFVLKGNHEDMMIKALTTDEERSWNHWVKRNGGDKTLYSYGFVEEDIAVNEKDFQKPILQSHVLEEHVKFIQKLDHYIETEEYIFVHAGVEPLKQVSECEPYTLMWIRNEFHNGYSGEKVVVFGHTETKTLHGSEDCGVYFGNNRIIGIDGGAVYGGQLNCLELPSKKVYVIKS, encoded by the coding sequence ATGAAAAGAATTCTTGTTATTAGTGATATTCATGGAGAAATAGAAAAGTTCGAACAGTTATTGGAAGAAGCTCAATACGATGCAAAACAGGATCAACTAATTTTACTAGGAGATTATGTAGATCGTGGTCCAAATGCGCGTGCTGTAATTGAAAGGGTAAAAGAATTGAAAGAAGAGGGGGCCTTCGTTTTAAAGGGCAATCATGAAGATATGATGATTAAGGCATTAACGACTGATGAGGAACGTTCATGGAACCATTGGGTAAAAAGGAATGGTGGAGATAAGACTTTATACAGCTATGGATTTGTAGAAGAAGATATTGCGGTTAATGAGAAAGACTTCCAAAAACCGATTTTACAATCGCATGTTTTAGAAGAACATGTAAAGTTTATTCAAAAATTAGATCATTACATTGAAACAGAAGAGTATATATTTGTACATGCTGGTGTTGAGCCATTGAAACAAGTTTCTGAATGTGAACCATATACGTTAATGTGGATCCGTAATGAGTTTCATAATGGATATAGCGGCGAAAAGGTTGTTGTATTTGGTCATACGGAAACAAAAACGCTTCATGGTAGTGAGGATTGCGGCGTGTATTTTGGTAATAATCGTATTATAGGGATTGATGGCGGTGCCGTATATGGTGGCCAGCTAAATTGTTTAGAATTGCCAAGTAAAAAGGTGTACGTAATAAAAAGTTGA
- a CDS encoding sensor histidine kinase: MFQKTRIRLTIINSLVFIILIGVLGSIIYSYTYKRIYNEVDQSIKMIAQYRGKLDVKVPPRKRMENIQIGDPRVTEITWKGETVEIVGDNRKFRAIFEENLERFSPKKLETLQDIEVQGRYFRTFSFQKNGEIVQIVRDITAEEGMLNTLFLILVIGCSIGSVCAIGIGFFLAGRALVPIQNSWEKQQQFVSDASHELRTPLAVIQSKTDVLFQSPSATIEEKAMDISTISKECRRLSKLVSNLLLLARSDSNQIEMDKKTFELDKLLEEIVAPYKEIASYQEKEMILKVERGVSFMGDRERIHQMIVILLDNAMKYTNGGGQIQIDCTQTSSSIRIQVKDDGIGVKEEDIPKLFDRFYQGDKARSTSEGAGLGLSIANWIVEKHYGKILVESKWGEGTCFEVIFPKNQRI, translated from the coding sequence ATGTTTCAGAAGACGCGCATTCGATTGACTATAATAAATTCGTTAGTATTTATCATTTTGATAGGCGTATTAGGCAGTATTATTTATTCGTACACGTATAAGCGTATTTATAATGAAGTAGATCAATCTATAAAAATGATAGCTCAGTATAGAGGAAAATTAGATGTTAAAGTACCACCAAGAAAACGTATGGAGAATATTCAAATTGGAGATCCCCGGGTAACTGAAATAACCTGGAAGGGGGAAACAGTGGAAATAGTGGGTGATAACCGTAAATTCCGTGCTATTTTTGAAGAGAATTTGGAAAGGTTTTCGCCCAAAAAGTTAGAGACTTTGCAAGATATTGAAGTACAAGGACGATATTTTAGAACATTCTCCTTTCAAAAAAATGGAGAGATAGTTCAAATCGTACGAGATATAACAGCGGAAGAAGGCATGTTAAATACCTTATTTTTAATTCTCGTTATAGGCTGTAGCATAGGAAGTGTATGTGCAATCGGTATCGGCTTTTTCCTAGCTGGTAGGGCACTCGTACCCATTCAAAATTCATGGGAAAAACAGCAGCAATTCGTTTCTGATGCATCACATGAACTAAGGACACCGCTTGCAGTTATTCAATCAAAAACGGATGTTTTATTCCAGTCACCATCCGCTACGATAGAAGAAAAAGCGATGGATATTTCTACAATTTCAAAAGAATGTAGGCGGTTATCAAAACTTGTTAGTAATTTATTATTGCTAGCACGTTCTGATTCTAATCAAATTGAGATGGATAAGAAAACATTTGAACTTGATAAATTGTTAGAAGAAATAGTAGCTCCATATAAAGAGATTGCTTCTTATCAAGAAAAAGAAATGATACTAAAAGTAGAACGTGGCGTATCTTTTATGGGGGATAGAGAGCGGATTCATCAAATGATAGTCATACTGTTAGATAATGCGATGAAGTATACGAACGGAGGCGGACAGATTCAAATCGATTGCACGCAAACGAGTAGTTCAATTCGTATACAGGTGAAAGATGACGGGATAGGAGTGAAAGAAGAAGATATTCCGAAATTATTTGATCGTTTTTATCAAGGAGATAAAGCAAGAAGTACGTCAGAAGGAGCTGGATTAGGTCTTTCCATCGCAAATTGGATTGTAGAAAAACATTACGGAAAAATATTAGTAGAGAGCAAATGGGGAGAGGGTACTTGTTTTGAGGTGATTTTCCCTAAAAATCAAAGAATATAA
- a CDS encoding carbohydrate ABC transporter permease, translating into MIVKQWKQNFLLYMLLIISAVMVFFPVLYAFLISFMTPDDIQMRRLFPNQFTFDNFINIFQKVPLLTYLYNSLVVSTVVMIGQLIVSSLAAYAFVFLQFKGRNLIFFLFISTMLIPWEATMVPNFLTIQNFGWINSFAGMTVPFFATAFGIFLLRQHFMTLPNELKEAAFIEGIGNVRFLFSVVIPYCKTSFITLGVYSFLTTWNMYLWPLLVTTDEKVRTVQIGVKQLQSQEVATDWGSVMAGVTVIVIPTLILLFVGQKQLQQGLTKGAIK; encoded by the coding sequence ATGATCGTTAAACAGTGGAAACAAAATTTCCTATTATACATGCTGCTCATTATTAGTGCAGTAATGGTGTTTTTTCCTGTACTCTATGCATTTTTAATAAGCTTTATGACACCAGACGATATTCAAATGAGAAGGCTATTTCCGAACCAATTTACTTTCGATAATTTTATTAATATTTTTCAAAAAGTACCGCTTTTGACATACTTGTACAACAGTTTAGTTGTATCGACAGTCGTTATGATTGGACAACTTATCGTATCAAGCTTAGCGGCTTATGCTTTTGTCTTTCTACAGTTTAAAGGAAGAAACCTTATTTTCTTCCTGTTTATTTCAACGATGCTTATTCCGTGGGAAGCAACGATGGTACCGAACTTTTTAACGATTCAAAACTTCGGTTGGATCAATAGCTTTGCTGGGATGACAGTGCCGTTTTTTGCAACAGCTTTCGGTATTTTCTTGTTACGTCAACATTTTATGACGCTTCCGAATGAACTGAAAGAAGCAGCCTTTATTGAAGGGATTGGAAATGTAAGATTTTTATTTAGCGTCGTAATTCCGTATTGTAAAACGAGTTTTATTACGCTTGGAGTATATAGTTTTTTAACAACATGGAATATGTACTTATGGCCACTCTTAGTGACCACTGATGAAAAAGTAAGAACAGTTCAAATTGGTGTAAAGCAGCTTCAGTCTCAAGAAGTTGCAACTGATTGGGGAAGCGTAATGGCCGGTGTTACGGTTATTGTCATTCCAACACTGATTTTACTATTTGTAGGGCAAAAGCAATTACAACAAGGATTAACAAAAGGTGCAATTAAATAA
- a CDS encoding methyl-accepting chemotaxis protein translates to MTGKAKENISILNTVISQNIEEKFVDAAYFADILTEDTYPNGQEEIVRTKLAQYIKLHPEVEGIYIGTQTGKFIREPFIQMSDGYNPIERDWYKEAHENKGKVIVTAPYQSASTKNMVVTIAKEVKDGKGVIGINLNLDNILKISKMINIGEKGYAVILDQNKQIVSHPSRKPGAKVTDPWIKPIYEEKQGNVSYTEQDDKKNLIFATNEKTGWKVVGVMFDEEITQAANPVFYKTFIVIAIAIVFGSVLIYFITKSITRPLRKIAESAHKISKGDLTEKITIHSKDDIGKLGNSFNEMSASLQDVITQISFSAEHVAASAEELTASVQQANDATDQITIAMEQVSGGAESQSQGVEEGAATLQQVNTAIQDVAGSAESISISSLHARERAEEGEELVEQTAKQMQSISRSVSESDAIIKLLDEKSKQVGAISEAIQNIATQTNLLALNAAIEAARAGEQGRGFAIVADEVRKLAEQSGESSGEIASLIAEIKADIEHTVKAMDNVNGEVQQGLDVVTKTKVSFTEILSSTTHIVSQVNQMVETTKRISGDANEVTNAIDEIAAAAEENTASMQSVAASTEEQVNSMEEISSASQNLAEMAEELQAMTSKFKV, encoded by the coding sequence ATCACAGGTAAAGCAAAGGAAAACATTTCAATTTTAAATACTGTTATTTCTCAAAATATAGAAGAGAAATTTGTTGATGCAGCATACTTTGCAGACATTTTAACAGAGGATACATATCCAAACGGACAAGAAGAAATAGTAAGAACGAAATTAGCGCAATATATAAAACTTCATCCAGAAGTAGAAGGTATTTATATTGGAACGCAGACAGGAAAGTTTATAAGAGAACCATTTATCCAAATGTCTGATGGGTATAATCCAATAGAGAGAGATTGGTATAAAGAAGCACATGAAAATAAAGGGAAAGTAATTGTTACTGCACCATATCAATCAGCATCTACCAAAAATATGGTAGTGACAATTGCTAAAGAAGTAAAAGATGGTAAAGGTGTTATAGGAATTAACTTAAATTTAGATAACATTTTAAAAATCTCCAAAATGATTAACATAGGGGAAAAAGGTTATGCAGTTATTTTAGATCAAAATAAGCAAATTGTTAGTCATCCATCTAGAAAACCAGGTGCAAAAGTTACTGATCCTTGGATTAAACCAATTTATGAAGAAAAACAAGGGAATGTTTCTTATACAGAACAAGATGATAAAAAGAATTTAATCTTTGCAACAAATGAGAAAACGGGCTGGAAAGTAGTTGGAGTCATGTTTGATGAAGAAATTACCCAAGCTGCAAATCCAGTTTTTTATAAGACTTTTATTGTCATTGCTATCGCTATTGTATTTGGTAGTGTATTAATTTATTTCATTACAAAGTCTATTACAAGACCATTAAGAAAAATAGCTGAATCGGCACATAAAATTAGTAAGGGAGATTTAACAGAGAAAATTACAATCCATTCCAAGGATGACATAGGGAAATTAGGGAATTCCTTTAATGAAATGTCTGCCTCTTTACAAGATGTGATTACTCAAATTAGTTTTTCAGCAGAACATGTCGCTGCATCGGCTGAAGAGTTAACAGCGAGCGTACAACAAGCAAATGATGCGACAGATCAAATTACAATTGCAATGGAACAAGTATCAGGTGGGGCTGAATCACAAAGTCAAGGTGTTGAAGAAGGTGCGGCTACATTACAACAAGTAAATACAGCAATTCAAGATGTAGCTGGAAGCGCAGAATCAATTTCTATCTCCTCATTACATGCGAGAGAAAGAGCTGAAGAAGGGGAAGAATTGGTTGAACAAACAGCAAAACAAATGCAGTCTATTTCTAGATCGGTATCCGAGTCAGATGCTATTATTAAACTTCTTGATGAGAAATCAAAGCAGGTAGGGGCTATTTCTGAAGCAATTCAAAACATCGCTACTCAAACGAACTTATTAGCTTTAAATGCGGCTATTGAAGCAGCAAGAGCAGGTGAACAGGGCAGAGGGTTTGCTATTGTAGCAGATGAAGTTAGAAAATTAGCGGAGCAATCAGGAGAATCATCTGGAGAGATTGCAAGTTTAATTGCAGAAATTAAGGCTGATATTGAACATACTGTTAAGGCGATGGATAATGTGAATGGGGAAGTTCAACAAGGCCTTGATGTTGTAACAAAAACGAAAGTAAGTTTTACGGAAATTTTAAGTTCTACTACACACATTGTTTCTCAAGTTAATCAAATGGTAGAAACAACGAAGAGAATTTCTGGAGATGCAAATGAAGTGACAAATGCTATTGATGAAATTGCAGCGGCTGCAGAAGAAAATACAGCTAGTATGCAAAGTGTTGCTGCTTCAACAGAAGAACAAGTGAATTCAATGGAAGAAATTAGTTCAGCTTCGCAAAATTTAGCTGAGATGGCCGAAGAACTACAAGCAATGACTAGTAAATTTAAAGTATAA
- a CDS encoding sensor histidine kinase, producing the protein MKKRKRLWNLWKTITLLVCTVVIFSLLVTDILISHNVEQTTEDSQAEKAKTIAHIVANESIVIDGLIGKADTSAIQTYTNRILKNTGVQFIVVMDMNGIRKSHPNPQKIGHHFIGGDEGPALKGKEHVSLAEGTLGISMRVFVPVFSETGEQLGAVAVGISADNVKERVKESRHIIYIGVGVGVLVGIIGAILLARHIKKSLFGLEPHRIAKILEERNTMLQSVKEGIIAVDKGANVTLINNEAKRLFKKSGLEEDFIGKDVELYMPNSRIKEVLKTGQVQLNEEQNIYGITIVTNRVPLYVKGEIVGAIATFRDKTEIRKLAEELTGIRLYAEALRAQSHEFMNKMHVVLGLTHMKQYQELQKYISGMVSEHQYEIGGIMKRIKSPVFAGFLLGKLSYAREKNIKLIISEDSYMPEIEDESITHELITIVGNLIDNALEAVTNCEKKQVEVEIQYGDTLIITVQDTGKGIQEEEIGALFTKGYSTKGDNRGYGLYLVTESIQRINGEIHVYSLVGKGTTITIEIPKGRDERQI; encoded by the coding sequence ATGAAAAAAAGAAAAAGACTATGGAATTTATGGAAAACGATTACATTGTTAGTTTGTACAGTTGTAATCTTTTCTTTACTTGTGACAGATATATTAATTAGTCATAATGTAGAACAGACAACGGAGGATAGCCAAGCAGAGAAAGCAAAAACAATTGCACACATTGTGGCGAATGAGTCGATTGTAATCGATGGTTTAATTGGGAAAGCAGATACTTCTGCAATCCAAACGTATACAAATAGAATATTAAAAAACACAGGTGTTCAATTTATTGTAGTTATGGACATGAATGGAATAAGAAAGTCACATCCAAATCCTCAAAAAATAGGTCATCATTTTATTGGAGGAGATGAAGGGCCTGCATTGAAAGGAAAGGAACATGTATCGCTGGCAGAAGGAACTTTAGGTATTTCAATGCGAGTGTTTGTACCTGTATTTTCTGAAACAGGTGAACAACTTGGAGCGGTGGCCGTTGGTATTTCAGCAGATAATGTAAAAGAGAGAGTCAAGGAAAGTAGACATATCATTTATATTGGAGTGGGAGTTGGAGTACTAGTCGGAATTATAGGAGCAATATTGCTAGCTAGACATATAAAGAAAAGTTTATTCGGTCTTGAACCTCACAGGATAGCGAAAATTCTTGAAGAAAGAAATACGATGCTACAATCTGTCAAAGAAGGTATTATTGCTGTAGATAAAGGGGCCAATGTAACTTTAATAAATAATGAGGCAAAACGATTGTTTAAGAAAAGTGGATTGGAAGAAGATTTTATCGGTAAAGATGTTGAGTTATATATGCCTAATTCACGTATAAAAGAAGTATTAAAAACGGGACAGGTACAATTAAACGAAGAACAAAATATTTATGGAATTACGATTGTGACGAATCGTGTTCCTTTATATGTAAAAGGAGAAATAGTTGGCGCGATTGCAACATTTCGTGATAAGACAGAGATTAGAAAATTAGCAGAAGAATTAACTGGTATTAGGTTATATGCGGAAGCATTACGGGCACAATCGCATGAATTTATGAATAAAATGCATGTCGTATTAGGGCTTACACACATGAAGCAGTATCAAGAATTACAAAAGTATATAAGCGGTATGGTATCAGAGCATCAATATGAAATTGGTGGGATTATGAAAAGAATAAAAAGTCCAGTATTTGCTGGTTTTTTACTCGGGAAACTTAGCTATGCTAGAGAGAAAAATATAAAATTAATTATAAGTGAAGATTCTTATATGCCAGAAATAGAGGATGAAAGTATTACTCATGAACTGATTACGATTGTCGGAAATTTAATTGATAATGCATTAGAGGCAGTGACGAATTGTGAAAAGAAGCAAGTTGAAGTTGAGATACAATATGGGGATACACTAATTATTACAGTACAAGATACGGGAAAAGGTATACAAGAAGAAGAAATAGGGGCATTATTTACAAAAGGTTATTCCACAAAGGGGGATAACCGTGGTTATGGTTTGTATCTTGTAACAGAAAGTATACAGCGAATAAATGGGGAAATTCATGTGTATTCATTAGTAGGAAAGGGAACAACGATAACAATTGAAATACCTAAAGGTAGGGATGAGAGGCAAATATGA
- a CDS encoding ABC transporter substrate-binding protein: protein MSLVKKGAALLIVATMALSSAACSNSKTEGKPEAQAKVAPVEKNGDKTVIRFWHAMGGKTQGVLDGLVADYNKSQNKYEIKAEFQGTYEESLTKFRTMSATKEAPALVQSSEITTKYMIDSKKITPIDSWIKKDKYDTSKLEKAITNYYSVDGKMYSMPFNSSTPVLIYNKDAFAKAGLDPEKAPKTYAELQEAAKKLTIKEGGNVKQYGFSMLNYGWFFEELLATQGALYVDNENGRKDAAKKAVFNGKEGQKVFGMLDDLNKAGALGKYGASWDDIRAAFQSGQVAMYLDSSAGVRDLIDASKFNVGVSYIPYPEDSKQNGVVIGGASLWMTNMVSEETQQGAWDFMKYLTKPDVQAKWHTATGYFSINPDAYNEPLVKEQYEKYPQLKVTVEQLQATKQSPATQGALISVFPESRDAVVKALEAMYDGKNSKEALDEAAKATDRAISISARTSQK, encoded by the coding sequence ATGAGTTTAGTTAAAAAAGGTGCTGCTCTATTAATAGTAGCAACAATGGCATTATCTAGTGCAGCTTGTTCAAATAGTAAAACAGAGGGAAAACCTGAAGCGCAGGCAAAAGTAGCACCAGTTGAAAAAAATGGTGATAAAACTGTAATTCGTTTTTGGCATGCGATGGGTGGAAAAACACAAGGCGTACTAGATGGGCTTGTTGCAGACTATAATAAGTCACAAAATAAATACGAGATAAAGGCAGAGTTCCAAGGGACATATGAAGAGTCTTTAACGAAATTTAGAACGATGTCTGCTACGAAAGAAGCGCCAGCTCTTGTTCAGTCGAGTGAAATTACAACAAAATATATGATTGATAGCAAAAAGATTACGCCAATTGATAGTTGGATAAAAAAGGACAAGTATGATACTTCAAAATTGGAAAAAGCAATTACAAATTATTATTCAGTTGATGGAAAAATGTATTCTATGCCATTTAATTCATCTACACCAGTATTAATTTATAATAAAGATGCTTTCGCAAAGGCGGGCTTAGATCCAGAGAAGGCTCCGAAAACGTATGCGGAATTACAAGAAGCAGCGAAAAAGTTAACGATTAAAGAAGGCGGAAATGTAAAACAATATGGATTCTCCATGCTTAACTACGGTTGGTTCTTTGAAGAATTGTTAGCGACACAAGGTGCTTTATATGTAGATAACGAAAACGGTCGTAAAGATGCTGCAAAGAAGGCGGTATTTAACGGTAAAGAAGGACAAAAAGTATTTGGAATGTTAGATGATTTAAATAAAGCTGGCGCACTTGGAAAGTATGGAGCAAGTTGGGATGATATTCGTGCCGCGTTCCAATCTGGACAAGTTGCTATGTATTTAGATTCTTCAGCTGGTGTTCGCGACTTAATTGATGCATCTAAGTTTAATGTAGGCGTGTCATATATTCCATATCCAGAGGATTCGAAACAAAATGGTGTTGTTATTGGCGGAGCATCATTATGGATGACGAATATGGTTTCAGAAGAAACGCAACAAGGTGCTTGGGACTTTATGAAATATTTAACGAAGCCAGACGTACAAGCAAAATGGCATACTGCAACAGGCTATTTCTCTATTAATCCAGATGCATACAATGAACCATTAGTAAAAGAGCAATATGAAAAATATCCACAGCTAAAAGTAACAGTGGAACAATTACAAGCGACGAAGCAATCTCCAGCAACTCAAGGAGCATTAATTAGTGTATTCCCAGAATCACGAGATGCAGTGGTAAAAGCATTAGAAGCAATGTATGACGGAAAGAATAGTAAAGAAGCGTTAGATGAAGCTGCAAAAGCAACTGATAGAGCAATTAGTATTTCAGCTCGTACGAGTCAAAAATAA
- a CDS encoding C39 family peptidase, with protein sequence MIRRWKWHICMALLAIAVWNVYTNGITKYVEKLTFFNIQSGISNNDEKVILSNVPLIQQLPELDRGCEVTSLAMMLQYAGMTVDKMKLANEIKKVDFMNDGVRGNPNEGFVGNIYTFSESGYGVYHGPLFQLAKKYLPNKAVDLTGKSIEELYKSVKLGQPVVMITNATFAPLDEAEFTTWETNSGDVSITYNEHCVVLIGYDKEFVYIRDPLRESLDVKVPRENFEKAWMQMGSQAISYVKGSK encoded by the coding sequence GTGATACGGAGATGGAAGTGGCATATATGTATGGCTTTACTAGCTATAGCAGTATGGAATGTATATACAAATGGAATTACAAAGTATGTGGAGAAGTTAACATTCTTCAATATACAAAGCGGAATTAGTAATAATGATGAAAAGGTTATCTTATCAAATGTACCCTTAATTCAGCAATTACCAGAGCTGGATAGAGGATGCGAAGTAACGAGCTTAGCGATGATGTTACAATACGCAGGCATGACAGTGGATAAGATGAAATTAGCAAATGAAATAAAGAAAGTTGATTTTATGAACGATGGTGTACGTGGGAATCCGAATGAAGGATTTGTAGGAAATATTTATACCTTTTCTGAATCAGGATATGGTGTATATCATGGACCACTTTTTCAATTAGCGAAAAAGTATTTACCTAACAAAGCTGTAGACTTAACAGGGAAGAGTATAGAAGAACTTTATAAGAGTGTAAAATTAGGACAACCGGTAGTCATGATTACAAATGCAACATTTGCGCCACTAGATGAAGCTGAATTTACTACATGGGAAACAAATAGTGGAGATGTTTCTATTACGTATAATGAACATTGTGTTGTACTGATTGGATACGATAAGGAATTTGTATATATTCGAGATCCTCTCCGTGAAAGTTTAGATGTGAAAGTACCGAGAGAAAACTTTGAAAAGGCATGGATGCAAATGGGAAGTCAGGCGATTAGTTACGTGAAAGGCTCGAAATGA
- a CDS encoding response regulator transcription factor, with translation MRLLVVEDNASLLESIVQILRDEFEVDTALNGEDGLFLALQNIYDAILLDVMMPEMDGFEVIQKIRNEKIETPVLFLTARDSLEDRVKGLDFGGDDYIVKPFQAPELKARIRALLRRSGSLTTKQTIRYKGIELFGKDKDVQVDGQSMKLTLKQYELLEYLIQNSGKILMREQIFDRVWGFDSDTTAAIVEVYVHHLRKKLEPFGYQKDIQTVRGIGYILKEQ, from the coding sequence ATGCGCTTACTTGTAGTAGAAGATAATGCTTCGTTATTAGAGTCTATCGTACAAATTTTGCGTGATGAATTTGAAGTGGATACAGCTTTAAATGGAGAAGATGGGTTATTTTTAGCACTGCAAAACATTTATGATGCGATTTTGCTTGATGTGATGATGCCAGAGATGGATGGATTTGAAGTGATTCAAAAAATACGTAATGAAAAGATTGAAACGCCAGTCCTGTTTTTAACAGCGAGAGATTCGTTAGAAGACCGAGTGAAAGGGTTGGACTTTGGTGGAGATGACTATATTGTTAAGCCGTTTCAGGCTCCAGAATTAAAAGCAAGAATTCGTGCATTGTTACGACGAAGTGGTAGTTTAACAACAAAGCAGACCATTCGCTATAAAGGGATTGAACTGTTCGGAAAAGATAAAGATGTTCAAGTAGATGGACAAAGTATGAAGCTAACGTTAAAACAATATGAGCTACTAGAGTATCTCATTCAAAATAGCGGAAAGATTTTAATGCGTGAACAAATTTTTGATCGCGTCTGGGGATTTGATTCAGATACGACAGCAGCAATTGTAGAAGTATATGTACATCATTTACGTAAAAAATTAGAGCCATTCGGTTATCAGAAAGATATTCAAACCGTTCGAGGTATTGGATACATATTAAAAGAACAATGA
- a CDS encoding response regulator produces the protein MIRVLIVEDDPMVAMLNTHYLEQVGGFELVQAVNSVKSAIEVLEESRVDLVLLDIFMPEETGFELLMYIRNQEKEIDIMMISAVHDMGSIKKALQYGVVDYLIKPFTFERFKKALTIYREKLTFMKEQQKISQSELDSLILQKEKREPTVTKELPKGLTKQTLQLIWQKIESLNGRVFTTDEMAQLVGISRVSIRKYVMFLTDIGVLENEMMYQHVGRPVSKLRCVDQKKIEFYV, from the coding sequence ATGATTAGAGTTTTAATTGTAGAAGATGACCCGATGGTAGCAATGTTAAATACGCATTATTTAGAGCAAGTAGGAGGGTTTGAACTTGTTCAAGCAGTTAACTCCGTAAAATCGGCGATAGAAGTATTAGAGGAATCACGAGTAGATTTAGTCTTACTTGATATTTTTATGCCTGAAGAGACTGGATTTGAGCTTTTAATGTATATTCGGAACCAAGAAAAAGAAATCGATATTATGATGATTTCAGCTGTACATGATATGGGAAGTATTAAAAAAGCATTACAATATGGCGTAGTAGATTATTTAATTAAACCATTTACATTTGAACGATTTAAAAAGGCGTTAACTATATATCGAGAAAAACTTACTTTCATGAAAGAACAACAAAAAATTAGTCAATCGGAATTAGATTCGTTAATTTTGCAAAAAGAAAAAAGAGAACCTACTGTCACGAAAGAGCTTCCGAAAGGATTAACGAAGCAAACGTTGCAATTAATTTGGCAGAAAATCGAGTCGCTGAATGGACGAGTGTTTACAACAGATGAAATGGCACAATTAGTTGGGATTTCAAGAGTTTCTATTCGAAAATATGTAATGTTTTTGACTGACATTGGAGTGTTAGAAAATGAAATGATGTATCAACATGTGGGAAGACCTGTAAGTAAATTAAGATGTGTTGATCAAAAGAAAATAGAGTTTTATGTATAA